The following coding sequences are from one Venturia canescens isolate UGA chromosome 5, ASM1945775v1, whole genome shotgun sequence window:
- the LOC122410589 gene encoding sister chromatid cohesion protein DCC1 — MENNMSDEEQVQVSYSRSLEEISEALDLANVKESELKQISQVLLPPTRGFEAADYRLIELDSNLLKALEQGSGLCFKGDDKTDRKAAVLCTKNRTYDIKDTEISDVLLLAPNVKLANDVGGVCPDPEDRVIEETRIHGQFHNYFEVKEYKPNLKELLTLLQPTAFDGLEYEKKLDRDKLYDWEKLENHIQASEDELREAFSEYLIADIDGYFRLVAFDFEARAFGLMLDILEENSWEIDEVDKEITYESLQEFMPRSVFDLIFHKYTEPGEKKNAKGETLWRYKEDKCCKFLAQILLAASPVNNFDHFMESWTLAAPEKLKPDEKHLRGIALVKWNPQKMKKEVISFSESHLSQDIVSRLNELFKVKDKWTVDEITPYISRCTTPNADVNALLTKYARSSAVNGIKYYSSKHGK, encoded by the exons atggaaaataatatgAGTGATGAAGAGCAAGTTCAAGTCAG TTATTCGAGGAGCCTAGAAGAGATTAGCGAAGCCCTTGACTTAGCCAATGTCAAAGAATCGGAACTGAAACAGATAAGCCAAGTTTTGCTACCGCCCACCCGAGGCTTTGAGGCTGCTGACTATAGATTGATAGAGTTAGATAGCAATTTGTTGAAAGCGTTGGAACAAGGCTCtgg GCTTTGTTTCAAAGGCGACGACAAGACTGATCGGAAAGCAGCAGTTTTGTGCACCAAAAATCGTACTTACGACATAAAAGATACAGAAATCTCAGACGTTTTGCTTCTGGCTCCGAATGTCAAATTGGCAAACGACGTGGGCGGTGTTTGCCCAGATCCTGAAGATAGGGTCATAGAAGAGACAAGGATACATGGACAATTTCACAATTATTTTGAA GTAAAGGAATATAAACCAAATTTGAAAGAATTATTGACGCTTTTACAACCGACCGCTTTCGATGGCctcgagtacgaaaaaaaattggatcgtGATAAGCTTTATGATTGGGAAAAACTCGAGAATCACATTCAAGCAAGCGAGGACGAATTGCGAGAAGCTTTTTCCGAATACTTGATAGCCGACATCGATG GATATTTCCGTCTTGTCGCGTTTGATTTCGAAGCTCGAGCTTTCGGCCTGATGTTGGATATACTGGAGGAGAATTCGTGGGAAATTGACGAGGTTGACAAAGAAATCACTTACGAATCTTTGCAAGAATTTATGCCACGCTCCGTTTTCGATCTTATCTTTCACAAGTACACCGAGCCCGGTGAAAAGAAGAATGCAAAGGGAGAAACTCTTTGGAG GTACAAAGAGGACAAATGCTGCAAATTTTTGGCTCAAATATTGCTCGCTGCTTCGCCCGTAAACAATTTCGATCATTTTATGGAATCTTGGACGTTGGCAGCTCCTGAAA AATTGAAGCCAGATGAAAAGCATCTGCGTGGAATAGCTCTCGTCAAGTGGAATCCTCAAAAGATGAAGAAGGAAGTGATATCATTTTCGGAATCGCACCTCTCGCAAGACATTGTCTCGAGATTGAACGAGCTTTTCAAAGTTAAAGATAAATGGACCGTCGATGAAATCACACCATACATCTC ACGATGTACTACACCAAATGCGGACGTAAACGCCTTACTGACAAAATATGCGAGGTCATCGGCCGTCAATGGAATAAAGTATTACAGTTCGAAGCATGGAAAGTAG
- the LOC122410590 gene encoding slit homolog 2 protein-like has protein sequence MRVGFILVCSLVTLVGLGAALCTLSKYNSADAGNWVKCSNSSLREALDRGGEANYLAAVTISRSKIWSVPANAFIKNANLRALSLHDCGIRRLDPDAFVGLALLDKLSLSSNDITSVEPKWFASLSNLEQLDLSFNKIRNVEPSVFPRLVNLRRLDLDENLLTCLDPKDMSPLRSIAKIRVLENPLGLVCRGKMTLWFKDKGINYSSDLPASPSWLDRVLWLCAEDGYGRGRGVSATAGITDDEKTMRECVLFSVFDQLRSALKTTASYFASSGRCVSETRGFLQCLVRKTGNNESAGMTDAQAVTKIISNLRGVREDLDRM, from the exons ATGCGCGTCGGATTTATCTTAGTGTGCTCTCTCGTGACACTCGTTGGACTCGGTGCGGCTCTTTGCACCCTGAGCAAATACAATAGCGCGG ACGCAGGTAACTGGGTCAAATGTTCGAACTCGAGCCTGCGGGAAGCCCTGGACAGAGGAGGCGAAGCTAATTATTTGGCCGCGGTAACGATATCTCGATCGAAAATTTGGAGCGTGCCGGCGAACGCTTTCATAAAAAATGCCAATCTGCGGGCATTGAGTCTGCACGATTGCGGAATACGTCGATTGGATCCGGACGCATTTGTCGGCTTGGCTCTGTTGGACAAGCTCAGTCTCTCGAGCAACGATATAACGAGCGTCGAGCCAAAGTGGTTCGCGAGTCTCTCGAATCTCGAACAATTGGATTTGTCCTTCAACAAGATCAGGAATGTCGAGCCTTCGGTTTTTCCGAGACTCGTCAATTTGAGAAGATTGGATCTCGATGAGAATCTATTGACGTGCCTGGACCCGAAAGACATGAGCCCGCTGAGGAGCATCGCCAAAATTCGCGTACTTGAAAATCCACTCGGTCTCGTCTGTCGAGGAAAG ATGACCCTCTGGTTCAAAGATAAAGGAATAAATTATTCGAGCGACCTTCCAGCGTCTCCGAGTTGGCTGGACCGTGTCCTTTGGCTCTGTGCCGAGGACGGTTACGGTCGCGGTCGCGGCGTCAGCGCGACAGCAGGAATAACCGACGACGAGAAGACGATGCGGGAATGCGTCCTTTTCAGTGTATTCGATCAATTGAGATCGGCCTTGAAAACAACAGCTTCTTATTTCGCCTCGAGCGGACGGTGCGTCTCGGAAACTCGGGGTTTTTTGCAGTGTCTCGTTCGCAAAACCGGCAACAATGAGTCCGCAGGGATGACCGACGCTCAGGCGGTCAccaaaatcatttcaaatttACGAGGGGTTCGAGAAGACCTCGACCGAATGTAA